One Phragmites australis chromosome 23, lpPhrAust1.1, whole genome shotgun sequence DNA window includes the following coding sequences:
- the LOC133906752 gene encoding probable polygalacturonase, with protein sequence MPRLVALALALAVAVAVLGLAGAEAEPRCGRRAPPRPHSVTITEFGAVGDGVTLNTVPFQNAVFYLRSFADKGGAELYVPKGRWLTGSFSLTSHLTLFLERDAVIVGTQEVSQWPIVEPLPSYGRGMDLPGSRHRSLINGQNLTDVVITGNNGIIDGQGSTWWNWFRSNKLNYSRPHLIEFVDSAEIMISNLTFLNSPAWSIHPVYCSNVMVHNITIQTSLDAPLNHGIVPDSCSNVCIEDSRITVSHDAISLKSGWDNYGITFGRPTSDIHIRRMDLQSSMGAALAFGSEMSGGISDVHVDHLRIHGSSKGIFFKTTQGRGGYIRDAVISDVQMQDVNVAIAFTGDWPSHPDGHFDPTALPVISRITLKNMVGTNIFVAGVLSGITGDPFTNICLSKINFSLPDSANSTSWSCSNISGYSELVFPEPCLDLHNPFSNSSICFSLPSYHALAVA encoded by the exons ATGCCGAGGCTA GTGGCTCTGGCATTGGCattggcggtggcggtggcggtccTCGGCCTCGCCGGGGCGGAGGCGGAGCCACGGTGcgggcggcgcgcgccgccgcggccgcacAGCGTGACGATCACCGAGTTCGgggccgtcggcgacggcgtcACCCTGAACACGGTGCCCTTCCAGAACGCCGTCTTCTACCTGCGGTCCTTCGCCGACAAGGGCGGCGCAGAGCTGTACGTGCCCAAGGGGCGGTGGCTCACCGGAAGCTTCAGCCTGACCAGCCATCTCACCCTCTTCCTGGAGAGGGACGCTGTCATCGTCGGCACCCAG GAGGTATCACAATGGCCAATTGTGGAACCTTTGCCATCGTATGGCCGAGGAATGGACCTTCCTGGTTCGAGGCATCGCAGCTTAATAAATGGGCAGAATCTAACTGATGTTGTAATTACTG GAAACAATGGGATCATAGATGGCCAGGGTTCGACATGGTGGAACTGGTTTCGCTCAAATAAGTTGAACTATAGCCGCCCTCATCTTATTGAGTTTGTGGATTCTGCAGAAATTATGATTTCAAACTTGACATTCTTAAATTCCCCTGCATGGAGTATACATCCGGTGTATTGCAG CAATGTAATGGTCCATAATATCACAATACAGACTTCATTGGATGCTCCATTGAATCATGGAATTGTTCCAG ATTCATGCTCAAATGTGTGCATTGAAGACAGCAGGATTACTGTCAGCCATGATGCCATCTCATTGAAAAGTGGGTGGGACAACTATGGCATTACTTTTGGAAGGCCAACATCCGACATTCACATTAGAAGAATGGATCTGCAATCTTCAATGGGAGCTGCTCTTGCATTTGGGAGTGAGATGTCTGGCGGGATCTCGGATGTGCATGTCGATCACCTCCGTATCCATGGTTCCTCCAAAGGCATCTTCTTCAAGACCACACAAGGCCGCGGAGGTTATATAAGGGATGCGGTAATCTCAGATGTCCAAATGCAAGATGTTAATGTTGCCATTGCGTTCACCGGTGATTGGCCAAGCCACCCAGATGGCCATTTTGATCCAACTGCACTCCCAGTGATTAGTCGAATCACCCTGAAGAACATGGTTGGAACAAACATCTTTGTCGCTGGTGTTTTGTCAGGAATTACTGGCGATCCATTCACCAATATCTGCCTCTCCAAGATCAATTTCTCCTTACCTGATTCGGCCAATTCCACCTCTTGGTCTTGCTCCAACATttctggatactccgagttggTCTTTCCTGAGCCTTGTTTAGACCTCCATAATCCATTCTCGAATTCTTCCATCTGCTTCTCCCTCCCTAGCTACCATGCCCTTGCTGTAGCGTAA